A DNA window from Chryseobacterium sp. MEBOG06 contains the following coding sequences:
- a CDS encoding AraC family transcriptional regulator: protein MNNNSPILLNTPELRKENQLLSLVENQTKFNLNNCEFSIYETHKAAFGVKLHFENIAFTAMLQGKKHMKLDKKTTYFDYFPGESILVAPGETMVIDFPEADETPTQCISLSLNPDFIEDSLNYLNYHLPKADEDSQWNIQLEEYFLFNNKALASATNNIMRIAMDDNSQKDIMADFALKELLIRLMQTQARSMVEKNIVKNRSKIGFVVDYIKRNLHQKLSIESIAKLAYVSKSNFFKMFKDEFGTSPNDFILQERINRAKELLAGQNSIKETAYQTGFSDTNYFTRVFKQLVGVTPKSYQNAIVYSE, encoded by the coding sequence ATGAATAACAATAGTCCTATTTTATTGAATACTCCTGAATTAAGGAAAGAAAACCAACTATTGAGTCTTGTTGAGAACCAGACCAAATTCAATCTAAATAATTGTGAGTTCAGTATTTATGAGACACATAAAGCTGCTTTTGGGGTAAAGCTTCATTTTGAAAATATAGCATTTACTGCTATGCTCCAGGGTAAAAAACACATGAAACTGGATAAAAAGACAACCTATTTTGATTATTTTCCGGGCGAAAGTATTTTGGTTGCTCCCGGGGAAACGATGGTGATCGATTTTCCTGAAGCTGATGAAACCCCTACACAATGTATTTCTTTAAGTTTAAATCCTGATTTTATAGAGGATTCACTCAATTATTTAAACTACCATCTTCCTAAAGCAGATGAAGATTCACAATGGAATATCCAACTGGAAGAATACTTTCTTTTTAATAATAAAGCCTTAGCTTCTGCCACCAACAATATTATGAGAATTGCTATGGATGACAATTCTCAGAAGGATATCATGGCCGATTTTGCCTTAAAGGAACTCCTGATCAGACTGATGCAAACACAGGCAAGGAGTATGGTAGAGAAAAATATTGTAAAAAACAGATCCAAAATAGGTTTTGTAGTGGATTATATCAAAAGAAATCTACATCAGAAACTTTCTATTGAGAGTATTGCAAAGCTTGCTTATGTGAGCAAGTCTAATTTCTTTAAAATGTTTAAAGATGAGTTCGGAACTTCTCCGAATGATTTTATTCTACAGGAAAGAATTAACAGGGCTAAAGAATTACTGGCGGGTCAAAACAGTATCAAGGAAACGGCTTACCAAACCGGATTTTCGGATACCAATTATTTTACACGTGTATTCAAACAGCTGGTAGGGGTTACTCCCAAAAGCTATCAGAATGCTATCGTATATTCTGAATAA